A region from the Methanofollis liminatans DSM 4140 genome encodes:
- a CDS encoding TetR/AcrR family transcriptional regulator: MGTAERRQREKEQRKTAIIDAAERLFFSRRYEDVSMDDIAREVELNKATIYLYFKNKETLFATIVLRGVEILKEKYLACMGAQAPGIVKVALMGQAYYRFSQEYPEYLRLIHFYGSERFSGENPYTAEIGKGYGTCRQILQDAVQEGIDDRTIRADLDPFLTSMYLMTSFMGILSMEHKWKLAIEAEGFSYEQFAGEFFRFIMPALSPGEGSHRMDVRDFAAFGFHVTEPPAPKKRKGQEP; encoded by the coding sequence ATGGGAACAGCAGAGAGAAGACAGCGAGAAAAAGAACAGCGAAAGACCGCGATCATCGATGCAGCCGAGCGTCTCTTCTTCTCCCGGAGGTACGAAGACGTCTCCATGGACGATATCGCCCGGGAGGTCGAACTGAACAAGGCGACCATCTACCTGTATTTTAAAAACAAGGAGACGCTTTTCGCCACGATCGTCCTCCGCGGCGTCGAGATCCTCAAGGAAAAATACCTGGCATGCATGGGAGCACAGGCCCCCGGCATCGTCAAGGTAGCCCTGATGGGCCAGGCCTATTACCGGTTCTCACAGGAGTACCCGGAGTATCTCCGCCTGATCCACTTCTACGGGTCCGAGCGCTTCTCTGGAGAGAACCCCTATACCGCAGAGATCGGAAAGGGCTACGGCACCTGCCGCCAGATCCTGCAGGATGCGGTCCAGGAGGGCATCGACGACAGGACGATCCGGGCCGATCTCGACCCGTTCCTGACCTCGATGTACCTGATGACATCCTTTATGGGCATATTGTCGATGGAGCATAAATGGAAACTGGCGATCGAGGCGGAGGGATTTTCTTACGAGCAGTTCGCCGGTGAATTCTTCAGGTTCATCATGCCGGCGCTTTCTCCCGGCGAGGGTTCCCACAGGATGGACGTCAGGGATTTCGCGGCGTTCGGATTCCATGTAACAGAACCTCCGGCGCCCAAGAAGAGAAAGGGGCAAGAACCTTAA
- a CDS encoding class I SAM-dependent methyltransferase, whose product MDISFILTMHEGLPRQGPGSNECTRKAFSMLKDLPERPEILDIGCGSGMQTIELARICPGCQITAVDIHQPFLDDLARRAAAAGVGDRITTVRASMDDLPFEDASFDVLWAEGSIFIVGFEEGLRSWKRLLRPGGYLCLTESVWFTDRPSPEAAAFWNDCYPAIKGARETAAIAGNTGYEVVAAFRLPGSAWWDNYYMPLQKRLPDLKKAAAGNPDAEARVAFSEREIEIYREHGSEYGYEFFVLRSL is encoded by the coding sequence ATGGACATTTCATTCATCTTAACGATGCACGAGGGGCTCCCCCGCCAGGGGCCGGGGAGCAACGAGTGCACGAGAAAAGCGTTTTCGATGCTGAAGGACCTCCCGGAGCGGCCGGAGATCCTGGATATCGGGTGCGGGTCAGGGATGCAGACGATCGAGCTCGCCCGGATCTGCCCGGGCTGCCAGATCACCGCCGTCGACATCCACCAGCCGTTCCTGGACGACCTCGCCCGGAGGGCGGCGGCGGCCGGCGTGGGGGACCGGATCACGACGGTGAGGGCGTCCATGGACGACCTGCCGTTTGAAGATGCATCCTTCGACGTCCTCTGGGCGGAGGGCTCCATCTTCATCGTGGGGTTCGAGGAGGGGCTCCGGTCGTGGAAGCGGCTGCTCAGGCCGGGCGGCTACCTCTGCCTCACCGAATCGGTCTGGTTCACCGACCGGCCCTCGCCCGAGGCCGCGGCGTTCTGGAACGACTGCTACCCGGCGATAAAAGGGGCGCGGGAAACCGCTGCGATCGCCGGGAACACCGGCTACGAGGTCGTCGCCGCCTTCCGGCTCCCGGGCTCCGCGTGGTGGGACAACTACTATATGCCGCTCCAGAAACGGCTGCCCGACCTGAAGAAGGCGGCGGCCGGCAACCCGGACGCCGAGGCGCGGGTGGCGTTCTCCGAGCGGGAGATCGAGATCTACCGGGAGCACGGAAGCGAGTACGGCTACGAGTTCTTCGTTCTCAGGAGCCTCTGA
- a CDS encoding C-GCAxxG-C-C family protein: MSERSEEAARAFDGGLNCAQAVASVFARDYGLDEETVRKLACGFGGGLAHTDRTCGAVSGAVLVLGIARGTAVPGDREGKERCYALVREFIRRFSARHGSVNCTELVGFDLSGPRGLEAARAAGVFSERCTGYVADAAGIVEEILKEL; this comes from the coding sequence ATGTCAGAACGATCCGAAGAGGCTGCACGCGCCTTTGACGGCGGCCTGAACTGTGCGCAGGCGGTCGCCTCCGTGTTCGCCCGCGACTATGGCCTGGATGAAGAGACGGTGAGGAAACTTGCCTGCGGCTTCGGCGGCGGGCTCGCCCATACCGACCGGACCTGCGGGGCGGTGAGCGGCGCCGTGCTGGTGCTCGGCATCGCCCGCGGCACCGCCGTGCCCGGCGACCGGGAGGGGAAGGAGCGGTGCTACGCCCTGGTGCGGGAGTTTATCCGCCGGTTTTCTGCCCGCCACGGCTCGGTGAACTGCACCGAACTGGTGGGGTTCGACCTCTCCGGCCCGAGGGGCCTGGAGGCGGCCAGGGCGGCCGGGGTGTTTTCAGAGCGGTGCACCGGGTATGTGGCGGACGCCGCCGGGATCGTGGAGGAGATCCTGAAGGAGTTATGA
- a CDS encoding acylphosphatase codes for MRLRAHVVVSGLVQGVCFRYATEKEARGRGVAGWVRNLPDGRVEAVFEGEEEMVEEMIAFCRRGPPGARVDGVEVRREAPAGASGAFSIRY; via the coding sequence ATGAGGCTGCGGGCGCACGTCGTCGTGAGCGGGCTTGTGCAGGGGGTCTGCTTCAGGTACGCAACCGAAAAGGAGGCCAGAGGCCGCGGCGTTGCCGGGTGGGTGCGAAACCTCCCTGACGGACGGGTGGAGGCGGTCTTCGAGGGCGAGGAGGAGATGGTCGAGGAGATGATCGCCTTCTGCCGGCGGGGACCGCCCGGGGCGCGGGTGGACGGGGTCGAGGTGCGGCGGGAAGCGCCCGCCGGGGCGTCAGGGGCGTTTTCGATCCGGTACTGA
- a CDS encoding GNAT family N-acetyltransferase, with the protein MRLRPAAPDDAGVIAAHNIAMAMETEGRALDPATVRAGVEAVLAEPRRGFYLLAETGGEVVGQAMVTYEWSDWRNGDFWWIQSVYVAPAFRRQGVFTRIFAAVEAAARERPGVVGLRLYVEKENTAAQETYRRLGMARSDYVFFEQEFARPVLSSR; encoded by the coding sequence ATGAGGCTGCGTCCGGCCGCGCCTGATGACGCCGGCGTGATCGCCGCCCACAACATCGCCATGGCAATGGAGACCGAGGGGCGGGCCCTCGACCCGGCGACGGTCAGGGCGGGGGTGGAGGCGGTGCTCGCCGAGCCGCGGCGGGGGTTTTACCTCCTCGCCGAAACCGGAGGCGAGGTGGTCGGGCAGGCGATGGTCACCTACGAGTGGAGCGATTGGCGCAACGGCGATTTCTGGTGGATCCAGAGCGTCTATGTGGCGCCGGCCTTCAGGCGGCAGGGGGTCTTCACCAGGATCTTCGCCGCCGTCGAGGCGGCCGCACGGGAGCGGCCCGGCGTGGTCGGGCTCCGCCTGTACGTGGAGAAGGAGAACACGGCCGCCCAGGAGACCTACCGCCGCCTCGGCATGGCCCGTTCAGACTACGTCTTCTTCGAACAGGAGTTCGCCCGGCCGGTGTTATCCTCCCGGTGA
- a CDS encoding cupin domain-containing protein, with product MTDEKRNEIKGKVLRLKDLVAYQDGTVASRMIVNRPAGSITLFSFDEDEGLSEHTAPYDAVVTILEGECEVWLAGETHQMTEGETIIFPANAPHALSAVTPFKMMLIMIRE from the coding sequence ATGACCGATGAAAAACGAAACGAAATCAAAGGGAAGGTCCTGCGCCTGAAGGACCTTGTCGCCTACCAGGACGGGACCGTGGCGAGCCGGATGATCGTCAACCGCCCGGCCGGGAGCATCACCCTCTTCTCCTTCGACGAGGACGAGGGGCTTTCCGAGCACACGGCGCCCTACGACGCCGTCGTCACGATCCTGGAGGGCGAGTGCGAGGTCTGGCTCGCCGGGGAGACGCACCAGATGACCGAGGGGGAGACGATCATCTTCCCGGCGAACGCCCCCCACGCCCTCTCGGCAGTGACGCCCTTTAAGATGATGCTGATCATGATCAGGGAGTGA
- the nudC gene encoding NAD(+) diphosphatase: MEHRPFYAVRPLLPVYPEPEEPAPARKRWVLVQGSSVLFQSDPAPGTVLMPDPLPAGLACGAPAYLGTRDDLVYYAAEVPDGAAPPGGWQPSPVRELSGKVPDGDMAVASYAVRILDFDRSTAFCGRCGARTRPLTTERARICTACSRITYPRISPAIIVLIKSGEEVLLARSPASPPGAFSVIAGFNEPGENLEQTVHREVGEEVGVAVQNLRYFGSEPWPFPDSLMIGFVADYAGGEIRVDGREIEDARWFTRDTLPPVPRRASITRALIEAWIRREV, from the coding sequence ATGGAGCACCGCCCGTTCTACGCAGTCCGCCCCCTCCTCCCGGTCTACCCGGAGCCGGAGGAGCCGGCGCCCGCACGGAAACGCTGGGTCCTGGTCCAGGGCAGTTCCGTGCTCTTCCAGAGCGACCCGGCCCCCGGCACCGTGCTCATGCCCGATCCCCTTCCCGCCGGTCTGGCGTGCGGTGCGCCGGCGTACCTCGGCACCCGCGACGACCTCGTCTACTATGCGGCCGAGGTCCCGGACGGTGCCGCGCCGCCGGGCGGCTGGCAGCCGTCGCCGGTCAGGGAACTGTCCGGAAAGGTCCCGGACGGCGACATGGCCGTCGCCTCCTATGCCGTGCGGATCCTCGACTTCGACCGGTCGACCGCCTTCTGCGGGAGGTGCGGCGCACGAACCCGCCCGCTCACGACCGAGCGGGCACGGATCTGCACGGCCTGCAGCCGCATCACCTACCCCAGGATCTCCCCGGCCATCATCGTGCTGATCAAATCCGGTGAGGAGGTCCTGCTCGCCCGTTCCCCCGCCTCCCCGCCGGGGGCCTTCTCGGTCATCGCCGGCTTCAACGAGCCCGGCGAGAACCTCGAGCAGACCGTCCACCGCGAAGTCGGCGAGGAGGTCGGCGTTGCGGTGCAAAACCTCCGGTACTTCGGGAGCGAGCCCTGGCCGTTTCCCGATTCGCTCATGATCGGCTTTGTCGCAGATTATGCCGGAGGAGAGATCCGGGTCGACGGCCGGGAAATTGAAGATGCCCGGTGGTTTACCCGCGACACCCTGCCCCCCGTTCCCCGGAGGGCGAGCATCACGCGGGCGCTCATCGAGGCCTGGATCCGGCGGGAAGTCTAA
- a CDS encoding SpoIIE family protein phosphatase, with protein MMGGRRAWHRMTVRAKILAVFLSISMAALGIVGFAAFSTMGEMGSYALESSGQLGSRAVSDSTAALEANAESSLVRLATDQAEISDVVFEQVGSEMEALAGYADAVRRRPVSPAAPRLYSQSERPADPESASVSILAPGVAQSSVSGELAALSVMDDLIRPLRSSDPRLTQAYIGTGSGILWVNPWVEGVPSSYDPRTREWFVRAAGSDRLIWSDPYVDAGGKGLMVTCSRRVGADDGGWTWVVGADVTLETINTRIIATQVSDRGYAFLLDSRGNVVSRPGIGAGDLRWDESFTAENLLDSDNAALGAVARAMVAGKSGTARVALGGEEKYVAYAPVPSVNWSLAVVMPVDEIVAPAEETRALIVAATGESGAHLNREMDAAKSLFFALFVALFIAVTLLSVLFARVVTRPVEDLRRGSEAIGAGDLDYRVEIATGDEFEDLAHSFNRMAADLKGHIDELQRTTAEKERFEKELEIAKGIQQSFLPDRAPEIPGIELAAKNVPALEVGGDFYDFIPIAKDRWGLVIADVSGKGVPAALFMALSRTLIRASAMTDADPARSIEHANRLICEDSKTSMFVTLFYAVLDAREMTLHYVNAGHNPPLLFQGAATDVRLLRAEGIALGVIDDAELQSVRVDLAPGDVLVLYTDGVTEAINDKDEEFGEERLLRIIAEHRGRPAGEIQERILDAIAAFAGDCPQFDDITLMVLRAL; from the coding sequence ATGATGGGCGGCAGAAGGGCCTGGCACCGGATGACCGTCAGGGCGAAGATCCTGGCGGTTTTTCTCTCGATATCGATGGCGGCGCTCGGTATCGTCGGCTTTGCGGCGTTTTCGACGATGGGCGAGATGGGGTCGTACGCCCTCGAGAGCAGCGGTCAGCTGGGGAGCCGCGCCGTCTCGGACAGCACCGCCGCACTGGAGGCAAACGCCGAATCGTCGCTGGTGCGCCTTGCGACCGACCAGGCCGAGATCAGCGACGTGGTCTTCGAGCAGGTGGGCTCGGAGATGGAGGCCCTTGCAGGCTATGCCGATGCCGTGCGCCGGCGCCCGGTCTCCCCTGCGGCGCCCCGGCTCTACTCGCAGAGCGAACGCCCCGCGGACCCTGAATCGGCGTCGGTCTCTATTCTTGCGCCCGGCGTTGCGCAATCGTCGGTGAGCGGCGAACTCGCCGCCCTCTCGGTGATGGACGACCTCATCCGCCCCCTGCGGTCCTCCGACCCCCGCCTCACCCAGGCCTATATCGGCACGGGCTCGGGCATCCTGTGGGTCAACCCCTGGGTCGAGGGCGTCCCGTCGTCCTATGACCCGCGGACGCGGGAGTGGTTCGTCCGGGCGGCCGGGAGCGACCGCCTCATCTGGTCGGACCCTTATGTCGACGCCGGGGGAAAAGGGCTCATGGTCACCTGTTCGCGCCGGGTCGGGGCCGATGACGGCGGGTGGACCTGGGTCGTCGGGGCGGACGTGACCCTCGAGACGATCAACACCAGGATCATCGCCACGCAGGTCAGCGACCGCGGCTACGCCTTCCTCCTCGACAGCCGCGGGAACGTCGTCTCCCGCCCGGGGATCGGGGCCGGCGACCTGAGATGGGACGAGTCGTTCACCGCGGAGAACCTGCTCGACAGCGACAACGCGGCGCTCGGCGCCGTCGCCCGGGCGATGGTCGCGGGAAAGAGCGGGACGGCGCGGGTCGCCCTGGGCGGTGAAGAGAAGTACGTCGCCTACGCCCCGGTGCCAAGCGTGAACTGGAGCCTTGCCGTCGTGATGCCGGTCGACGAGATCGTCGCCCCGGCCGAGGAGACCCGGGCCCTGATCGTCGCCGCGACCGGAGAGAGCGGGGCCCACTTAAACCGGGAGATGGACGCCGCAAAAAGCCTGTTCTTTGCTCTCTTCGTCGCCCTCTTCATCGCGGTGACGCTCCTCTCGGTCCTCTTCGCCCGGGTCGTCACCCGCCCGGTCGAAGACCTCAGGCGCGGTTCCGAGGCGATCGGGGCCGGCGACCTCGACTACCGCGTCGAGATCGCCACCGGCGACGAGTTCGAGGACCTGGCGCACTCGTTCAACAGGATGGCGGCTGACCTCAAGGGTCATATCGACGAACTCCAGCGCACGACCGCGGAAAAAGAGCGGTTCGAGAAGGAGCTCGAGATCGCAAAAGGGATCCAGCAGAGTTTCCTCCCTGACCGTGCGCCCGAGATCCCCGGGATCGAACTCGCCGCGAAGAACGTGCCGGCGCTCGAAGTCGGCGGCGACTTCTACGATTTCATCCCGATTGCAAAAGACCGGTGGGGGCTGGTGATCGCCGATGTCTCGGGCAAGGGCGTCCCTGCGGCGCTGTTCATGGCCCTTTCCCGGACGCTGATCCGGGCGAGCGCCATGACCGATGCCGACCCGGCACGCTCGATCGAGCATGCAAACCGGCTGATCTGCGAGGACTCGAAGACCTCGATGTTCGTCACCCTCTTCTACGCCGTCCTGGATGCGCGGGAGATGACCCTGCACTATGTCAATGCCGGGCACAACCCGCCCCTGCTCTTCCAGGGTGCGGCCACCGACGTCCGTCTCCTCAGGGCCGAGGGGATCGCCCTCGGGGTGATCGACGACGCCGAACTCCAGTCGGTCAGGGTGGACCTTGCGCCCGGCGACGTCCTGGTGCTCTACACGGACGGGGTCACCGAGGCGATCAACGATAAAGATGAGGAGTTCGGGGAGGAGCGGCTGCTCAGGATCATCGCGGAGCACAGGGGCCGTCCGGCCGGGGAGATCCAGGAGCGGATCCTCGATGCGATCGCCGCCTTTGCCGGGGACTGCCCGCAGTTCGACGATATCACCCTGATGGTGCTGCGGGCGCTCTGA
- a CDS encoding ABC transporter ATP-binding protein: MTPALTAHTLTKTYGETTALDAVTLSVEQGALFGLLGPNGSGKTTMIKLLTGQVRPSGGTATVLGRDVAADPVGVRSLVGIIPEQETPPSFLTAEEYLRLVGAIRKIPDVEEGMAWWFDYLEFGDKRDVLCKDLSRGTRQKLMFAQAFLHRPVLALIDEPLINFDPIMQEQVKDYLAGYVKEGNTIFISTHILEIAEEICSDFAVLHRGRLLSTGKVADITGAGRHLGDYFLSLVRTGGHA; this comes from the coding sequence GTGACCCCCGCACTCACCGCCCACACCCTCACCAAAACCTACGGCGAGACCACCGCCCTGGACGCCGTCACCCTCTCGGTCGAGCAGGGTGCGCTCTTCGGCCTCCTCGGCCCCAACGGATCGGGAAAGACCACGATGATCAAACTCCTCACCGGGCAGGTGCGCCCCTCGGGCGGCACGGCGACCGTCCTCGGCCGCGACGTCGCCGCCGATCCCGTCGGGGTCCGCTCCCTGGTCGGGATCATCCCCGAGCAGGAGACGCCCCCGAGTTTCCTCACCGCAGAGGAGTACCTCCGCCTGGTCGGGGCGATCAGGAAAATCCCGGACGTCGAGGAGGGGATGGCCTGGTGGTTTGACTACCTCGAATTCGGGGACAAACGCGACGTCCTCTGCAAGGACCTCTCGCGGGGCACCCGGCAGAAACTGATGTTCGCCCAGGCCTTCCTTCACCGCCCGGTCCTCGCCCTCATCGACGAACCCCTCATCAACTTCGACCCCATCATGCAGGAGCAGGTGAAGGACTACCTGGCCGGCTACGTGAAGGAGGGCAACACCATCTTCATCTCCACGCATATCCTGGAGATCGCCGAGGAGATCTGCTCGGACTTCGCCGTCCTCCACCGGGGCAGACTCCTCTCCACCGGGAAGGTGGCCGATATCACGGGGGCGGGCCGGCACCTCGGCGACTACTTCCTCTCCCTGGTCAGGACGGGCGGCCATGCTTGA
- a CDS encoding hemolysin family protein produces the protein MSYLIEIAIIILLIVLNGILSLSEFAIVSARRAKLRQRADEGDAGAAVALELAEEPTPFLSTIQIGITLVGIFAGAYGGATVAEGLAASFAAFPALAPYAGALGITLVVLVITYLTLIFGELVPKRIALNNPEDIASAVSKPMRILSLASAPLVFMLSRSTEAVLGIMRIRESTGSPVTEEEIKIMLEEGTEAGIFEKAELSMVQGVFGLGDRRIESLMTPRYEIVALDLDDPDAENLKKMVRSGRSSFPAYEEDLDAVVGMVSVKDVLASLVERGSSDVRGAITAPFFVPESTPALNVLESFKETGMHIALVTDEYGNVTGLVTLHDILEAIVGDVRTPGEPEETPVVVREDGSWLIDGSTPIEEVKDVLGVKRFPGEAEGHYRTVAGLIMYALNRIPATGDRIVIGDLRYEVVDMDGNRVDKVMVARVPPALSD, from the coding sequence ATGTCGTACCTCATCGAGATTGCCATCATCATTCTCCTCATCGTCCTCAACGGCATCCTCTCGTTGTCGGAGTTCGCCATCGTCTCCGCCAGGAGGGCGAAGCTCAGGCAGAGGGCGGACGAGGGGGACGCCGGGGCGGCGGTGGCGCTGGAACTCGCGGAAGAACCGACGCCGTTTCTTTCGACCATCCAGATCGGGATCACGCTGGTCGGCATCTTCGCCGGCGCATATGGCGGTGCGACGGTGGCCGAAGGGCTTGCCGCCTCCTTCGCCGCATTCCCGGCCCTCGCCCCCTATGCCGGGGCGCTCGGGATTACCCTGGTCGTCCTCGTCATTACGTACCTCACCCTGATCTTCGGAGAACTCGTCCCCAAACGCATCGCCCTCAATAACCCCGAAGATATCGCATCGGCCGTCTCGAAGCCGATGCGCATCCTCTCCCTGGCCTCGGCGCCTCTCGTGTTCATGCTCAGCCGGTCGACCGAAGCGGTACTGGGGATCATGCGCATTCGCGAGAGCACCGGGTCCCCGGTGACGGAAGAGGAGATCAAGATCATGCTCGAGGAGGGGACCGAGGCCGGGATCTTCGAGAAGGCCGAACTGAGCATGGTGCAGGGAGTGTTTGGCCTGGGCGACCGCCGCATCGAGTCCCTGATGACGCCCCGCTACGAGATCGTCGCCCTCGATCTCGACGACCCCGATGCGGAGAACCTGAAGAAGATGGTACGGAGCGGCCGCTCCAGCTTTCCTGCATATGAGGAGGACCTGGATGCCGTCGTCGGGATGGTATCGGTAAAAGATGTCCTCGCATCTCTGGTGGAAAGGGGATCGTCAGATGTCAGGGGGGCGATCACGGCACCGTTCTTCGTTCCCGAGTCCACCCCGGCCCTCAACGTGCTTGAGTCGTTCAAGGAAACAGGCATGCATATCGCGCTCGTCACCGACGAGTACGGCAATGTCACGGGTCTTGTCACCCTTCACGATATCCTCGAGGCCATCGTCGGCGACGTCCGCACCCCCGGAGAACCGGAAGAGACACCGGTCGTCGTCCGGGAAGACGGGTCGTGGCTGATTGACGGGAGCACCCCGATTGAAGAGGTCAAGGATGTTCTGGGGGTCAAACGCTTTCCCGGCGAGGCAGAGGGGCACTACCGTACCGTCGCGGGCCTGATCATGTATGCCCTGAACCGGATACCTGCGACAGGCGATCGCATCGTAATCGGGGATCTGCGGTATGAGGTCGTGGATATGGACGGAAACCGGGTGGACAAGGTGATGGTGGCGAGAGTTCCTCCGGCTCTTTCCGATTGA
- a CDS encoding 4Fe-4S binding protein: MVFASVPKAVGLVYALAGILALAYLWHTGRFSRRKGLPILAVTALLGFLIFSPVAPYQFQLLVLRDVAGLGAPVLLVAVGLAVMLGLALLFGRIFCGHFCPVGALQEIAAHLSPKKVGRTQKKVSMAVRGGVFLAFFAAGLLFSFNLLGALGVHDLFHLALGVPAAIFLGILALSAFVYRPFCRFICPYGALLAVASSESLYRFVRTDLCIECGRCERACPVDEAKKTDAKAECYMCGRCVEVCPAEGALHYARR, from the coding sequence ATGGTCTTCGCATCGGTTCCGAAAGCGGTCGGGCTGGTCTACGCCCTTGCCGGCATTCTCGCCCTTGCCTACCTCTGGCACACCGGCAGGTTCTCGCGCAGGAAAGGGCTGCCCATTCTTGCCGTCACCGCCCTGCTCGGTTTTCTGATCTTCTCCCCGGTGGCGCCGTACCAGTTCCAGCTCCTCGTCCTGCGGGACGTTGCGGGGCTCGGGGCGCCGGTGCTGCTGGTCGCCGTCGGGCTTGCCGTGATGCTCGGGCTCGCCCTCCTCTTCGGGCGGATCTTCTGCGGGCACTTCTGCCCGGTCGGGGCCCTGCAGGAGATCGCCGCACACCTCTCCCCGAAGAAGGTCGGGCGGACGCAGAAGAAGGTCTCCATGGCGGTGCGGGGCGGGGTTTTCCTGGCCTTCTTCGCCGCGGGGCTGCTCTTCTCCTTCAACCTGCTGGGCGCCCTCGGCGTCCACGACCTCTTCCACCTCGCCCTCGGGGTCCCGGCGGCGATATTCCTCGGCATCCTCGCCCTTTCGGCGTTCGTCTACCGTCCCTTCTGCCGGTTTATCTGCCCGTACGGCGCCCTGCTCGCCGTCGCCTCCTCGGAGTCCCTGTACCGCTTCGTGCGCACCGACCTCTGCATCGAGTGCGGGCGATGCGAGCGGGCGTGCCCGGTCGACGAGGCGAAGAAGACGGACGCGAAGGCCGAGTGCTACATGTGCGGCAGGTGCGTCGAGGTCTGCCCGGCGGAGGGAGCTCTTCATTATGCACGACGGTGA
- a CDS encoding class I SAM-dependent methyltransferase: MDLSFLFTMHEGLPRQGPGSNECTRKAFSMLKDLPERPEILDIGCGSGMQTIELARICPNCHVTAVDIHQPYLDDLARKAAAAGVGDRITTVRASMDDLPFEDASFDVLWAESSIFIVGFEEGLRSWKRLLRPGGYLCLTEAVWFTDRPSPEAVAFWNDCYPAIKGARETAAIAGNAGYEVVATFRLPGSAWWDNYYTPLQKRLPDLKKAAAGNPDAEAHVAFSEREIEVHREHGDEYGYAFFILRRR, encoded by the coding sequence ATGGACCTATCATTCCTCTTTACCATGCACGAGGGGCTCCCCCGCCAGGGGCCGGGAAGCAACGAGTGCACGAGAAAAGCGTTTTCGATGCTGAAGGACCTCCCTGAACGCCCGGAGATCCTGGACATCGGGTGCGGCTCAGGGATGCAGACGATCGAGCTCGCCCGGATCTGCCCGAACTGCCATGTCACCGCCGTCGACATCCACCAGCCGTACCTGGACGATCTCGCCAGGAAAGCGGCGGCGGCCGGCGTGGGCGACCGGATCACGACGGTGAGGGCGTCCATGGACGACCTCCCCTTTGAGGATGCATCCTTCGACGTCCTCTGGGCGGAGAGCTCCATCTTCATCGTGGGGTTCGAGGAGGGGCTCCGGTCGTGGAAGCGGCTGCTCAGGCCGGGCGGCTACCTATGCCTCACCGAAGCGGTCTGGTTCACCGACCGGCCCTCGCCCGAGGCGGTGGCGTTCTGGAACGACTGCTACCCGGCGATAAAAGGGGCGCGGGAAACCGCTGCGATCGCCGGGAACGCCGGCTATGAGGTCGTCGCCACCTTCCGGCTCCCGGGATCGGCGTGGTGGGACAACTACTATACGCCGCTCCAGAAACGGCTCCCCGACCTGAAGAAGGCGGCGGCCGGCAATCCCGACGCCGAAGCGCATGTCGCCTTCTCCGAGCGGGAGATCGAGGTGCACCGGGAGCACGGGGACGAGTACGGCTACGCGTTCTTCATCCTGAGGAGACGCTGA
- a CDS encoding EFR1 family ferrodoxin (N-terminal region resembles flavodoxins. C-terminal ferrodoxin region binds two 4Fe-4S clusters.) — translation MKTESVKLVYFSPTGTTKAVVQGIARGIQHENVELLDITRPDARVQPLETSENELLVVGVPVYMGRVPALVTEWLHAIAARNTPAVCVVVYGNRVYDDALIELEDILTGCGCRPIAGAAYIGEHSFSTDETPTAKDRPDAGDLHHAESFGRKIREKLDAIASADQIPDGAIPGCRPYRGDSKLWTVDFIAVGDACVRCGTCAEVCPVGAIDPEDSTAIDTKKCITCCACIKRCPKHARTMKPGLVRDASLRLHTLYSERKEPEYFL, via the coding sequence ATGAAAACGGAATCGGTGAAACTGGTATATTTCTCACCCACGGGAACGACGAAAGCGGTGGTCCAGGGCATTGCACGCGGAATACAGCATGAAAACGTGGAACTGCTGGATATCACCCGACCTGATGCGAGAGTGCAACCGCTCGAAACATCGGAAAACGAACTGCTCGTCGTCGGCGTGCCGGTGTATATGGGGAGGGTGCCGGCCCTCGTAACCGAATGGCTGCACGCGATTGCCGCCCGGAACACGCCGGCGGTATGTGTCGTCGTCTACGGCAACCGGGTGTATGACGATGCACTCATCGAGCTCGAAGATATCCTGACCGGGTGCGGGTGCAGACCGATCGCCGGGGCGGCCTATATCGGGGAGCACTCGTTCTCCACCGACGAGACGCCGACGGCTAAAGATCGCCCGGATGCAGGCGACCTGCACCACGCGGAGTCGTTCGGACGGAAAATCCGGGAAAAACTCGATGCCATCGCATCGGCCGACCAGATCCCCGATGGAGCGATACCCGGATGCCGCCCGTACCGGGGGGACTCGAAGCTCTGGACGGTCGATTTCATCGCGGTCGGCGATGCGTGCGTCCGGTGCGGGACCTGTGCGGAGGTATGCCCGGTCGGCGCCATCGATCCGGAGGACAGCACGGCGATCGACACGAAAAAATGCATCACCTGCTGCGCCTGCATCAAACGCTGCCCAAAACACGCGAGGACGATGAAGCCCGGCCTGGTGAGGGACGCATCGTTGCGCCTCCATACGCTCTATAGCGAGCGAAAAGAGCCGGAATACTTCCTATAA